In Geoalkalibacter sp., the following are encoded in one genomic region:
- a CDS encoding CheR family methyltransferase — protein MSISDEEFELLRRLIKARFGINLTDQKKSLVVGRLQKLLRSTGFASFRDYYEHLVQEKNEGALSELINRISTNHTYFNREKAHFDYFQQNALPAVADILKRHNSRDLRIWCAGCSSGEEAYTLQMLMMEYFGGDYARWDAGLLATDISERVLAIAREGIYPQERVMQLPEALQRKYFRRLPDGSSQVVESVRNEVTFRRFNLMNERFPFKKPFHIIFCRNVMIYFDQPTRETLVGKFHQLTVPGGYLFIGHSETLGRNHSLYRYLMPAVFQKGA, from the coding sequence ATGTCCATCAGCGACGAGGAGTTCGAGCTGCTGCGCCGCCTCATCAAGGCGCGCTTCGGCATCAACCTCACCGACCAGAAGAAATCCCTGGTGGTGGGCCGCCTGCAGAAACTGCTGCGCAGCACCGGCTTTGCGTCCTTTCGCGACTATTACGAACACCTGGTGCAGGAGAAGAACGAGGGCGCCCTCTCGGAGCTGATCAACCGCATCTCCACCAACCACACCTATTTCAACCGGGAAAAGGCGCATTTCGACTACTTTCAGCAGAACGCCCTGCCCGCCGTGGCGGACATCCTCAAACGCCACAACAGCCGCGATCTGCGCATCTGGTGCGCGGGCTGCTCCTCGGGGGAGGAAGCCTACACCCTGCAGATGCTGATGATGGAATATTTCGGCGGGGACTACGCGCGCTGGGACGCGGGCCTTCTCGCCACGGACATCTCCGAGCGGGTGCTGGCCATCGCGCGCGAGGGCATCTACCCCCAGGAGCGGGTCATGCAGCTGCCCGAGGCGCTGCAGCGCAAGTATTTCCGGCGCCTGCCCGACGGCAGCAGCCAGGTGGTGGAGAGCGTGCGCAACGAAGTGACCTTTCGCCGCTTCAACCTGATGAATGAGCGGTTTCCCTTCAAGAAACCCTTTCACATCATCTTTTGCCGCAACGTCATGATCTATTTCGACCAGCCGACCCGCGAGACCCTGGTGGGCAAATTCCATCAGCTCACCGTGCCCGGCGGCTATCTGTTCATCGGGCATTCCGAAACCCTGGGGCGCAATCATTCCCTCTATCGCTACCTGATGCCCGCCGTCTTCCAGAAGGGAGCCTGA
- a CDS encoding protein-glutamate methylesterase/protein-glutamine glutaminase has protein sequence MLQKKVRVLVVDDSALVRQILTQGLAADPAIEVVGSAADPYQARDKIIQLQPDVLTLDVEMPRMDGVEFLRRLMPQHPMPVVMVSSLTQKGKQITIDALEAGAVDFVAKPTSDVARGLQAMMLELRVKVKIASTANVSHWKAQRTAAAAPPRPALASPAALAESTDKVIAIGASTGGTEAIKKVITRFPATSPGVVIVQHMPAGFTKMFAERLNQLCPMEVKEAASGDRIMPGRILVAPGEKQMRVIRSGGFYQVTCEPGEKVSGHCPSVDVMMHSVAKHVGANAVAAMLTGMGADGADGMAAMRQAGARCIAQDEASCVVFGMPKVAFERGGAEKLVPIDDIAPTLLRLLSEKRA, from the coding sequence ATGCTGCAGAAAAAAGTCCGTGTGCTGGTGGTGGATGATTCGGCGCTGGTGCGCCAGATCCTCACCCAGGGTCTGGCCGCCGATCCCGCCATCGAGGTGGTGGGCTCGGCCGCCGATCCCTACCAGGCACGCGACAAGATCATCCAGCTGCAACCCGACGTACTCACCCTCGACGTGGAAATGCCGCGCATGGACGGCGTGGAATTCCTGCGCCGGCTCATGCCCCAGCACCCCATGCCGGTGGTCATGGTCAGCTCGCTCACGCAGAAGGGCAAGCAGATCACCATCGACGCCCTGGAAGCCGGCGCCGTGGATTTCGTCGCCAAGCCGACCAGCGACGTCGCCCGCGGCCTGCAGGCGATGATGCTCGAGCTGCGCGTCAAGGTGAAGATCGCCTCCACCGCCAACGTCTCCCACTGGAAGGCGCAGCGCACGGCCGCCGCCGCGCCGCCGCGCCCCGCCCTGGCCTCGCCCGCGGCCCTGGCCGAATCCACCGACAAGGTCATCGCCATCGGCGCCTCCACCGGCGGCACCGAGGCGATCAAGAAGGTCATCACCCGCTTTCCCGCCACCAGCCCCGGCGTGGTCATCGTCCAGCACATGCCGGCGGGCTTCACCAAGATGTTCGCCGAGCGCCTCAACCAGCTCTGCCCCATGGAAGTCAAGGAAGCCGCGAGCGGCGACCGAATCATGCCGGGCCGCATCCTGGTGGCGCCGGGGGAAAAACAGATGCGCGTGATCCGCTCGGGCGGGTTCTACCAGGTGACCTGCGAACCCGGCGAGAAAGTCAGCGGCCACTGTCCCTCCGTCGATGTCATGATGCACTCGGTGGCCAAGCACGTGGGCGCCAACGCCGTGGCCGCCATGCTCACCGGCATGGGCGCCGACGGCGCCGACGGCATGGCCGCCATGCGCCAGGCGGGCGCGCGCTGCATCGCCCAGGACGAAGCGAGCTGCGTGGTGTTCGGCATGCCCAAGGTGGCCTTCGAGCGCGGCGGCGCCGAGAAACTGGTGCCCATCGACGACATCGCCCCGACCCTGCTGCGCCTGCTGAGCGAGAAGCGCGCATGA
- a CDS encoding chemotaxis protein CheD, which yields MSNLILGIGDLGASKNPDDLVKTFALGSCVAVIMLDPKTRTAGMVHCALPEARINPAKAQERPGYFADSGIPALLREMARHGCDPGGRGFIVKLAGGAKVMDPNDTFNIGKRNLLAAKKALWAYGLGAVAEDVGGNFSRTVTITVRNGEVWLSSPGRPNWKL from the coding sequence ATGAGCAACCTGATTCTCGGCATCGGCGACCTGGGCGCCTCCAAGAATCCCGACGATCTGGTCAAGACCTTCGCCCTGGGCTCCTGCGTGGCGGTGATCATGCTCGATCCCAAGACCCGCACCGCGGGCATGGTTCACTGCGCCCTGCCCGAGGCGCGCATCAATCCGGCCAAGGCCCAGGAGCGGCCGGGCTATTTCGCCGACTCGGGCATCCCGGCGCTGCTGCGCGAAATGGCCCGTCACGGCTGCGACCCGGGCGGCCGCGGCTTCATCGTCAAACTCGCCGGAGGGGCCAAGGTCATGGACCCCAACGACACCTTCAACATCGGCAAGCGCAATCTGCTCGCCGCCAAGAAAGCCCTGTGGGCCTATGGCCTGGGCGCGGTGGCCGAGGATGTCGGCGGCAATTTCAGCCGCACGGTCACCATCACGGTGCGCAACGGCGAGGTCTGGCTGTCCTCGCCCGGGCGCCCCAACTGGAAACTCTAA
- a CDS encoding HDOD domain-containing protein has translation MDTKVDRQAILEAIRKAPLLSPSASRLLQITAAREHEMAEVIAVVRTDAHLTARVLKTVNSAAFGLLYEITSIDRAVTYLGERMVVGIAIGDCAAQLFQKQLDGYEGEKGSLWRHDLLTAIAAREVAGRCRTPLNPDLAFTAGLLHDIGKALISDFLKGTPGGLLRELEEALLNDYLEGERAALGIDHPEAGFELALSWQLPASLQAAIRHHHAPQEAPPELRPLAYAVHLGDIVAMMSGCGTGADSLRYHLDGGYTHYFDLSQEGLYEIILAADEEFRKITHSMAETKEKPV, from the coding sequence ATGGATACCAAGGTCGATCGTCAAGCCATCCTCGAGGCCATCCGCAAGGCGCCCCTGCTCTCCCCCAGCGCCTCGCGCCTGCTGCAGATCACCGCGGCGCGCGAGCACGAAATGGCCGAAGTCATCGCCGTGGTGCGCACCGACGCGCACCTCACGGCGCGGGTCCTGAAAACCGTCAACTCCGCCGCCTTCGGCCTGCTCTACGAGATCACCTCCATCGACCGCGCCGTGACCTACCTGGGCGAGCGCATGGTGGTGGGCATCGCCATCGGCGATTGCGCGGCGCAGCTCTTCCAGAAACAGCTCGACGGCTATGAGGGCGAAAAGGGCAGCCTCTGGCGCCACGATCTGCTCACCGCCATCGCCGCGCGCGAGGTGGCCGGCCGGTGCCGCACCCCGCTCAATCCCGATCTGGCCTTCACCGCCGGACTGCTGCACGACATCGGCAAGGCGCTGATCTCCGATTTTCTCAAGGGCACGCCGGGCGGCCTGCTGCGCGAGCTGGAGGAGGCGCTGCTCAACGACTACCTGGAGGGGGAGCGCGCGGCCCTGGGCATCGATCATCCCGAGGCGGGCTTTGAGCTGGCGCTCTCCTGGCAGCTGCCCGCGTCGCTGCAGGCGGCGATCCGCCATCACCACGCGCCCCAGGAGGCGCCGCCCGAACTGCGGCCCCTGGCGTATGCCGTGCACCTGGGCGACATCGTCGCCATGATGTCCGGCTGCGGCACCGGCGCCGACAGTCTGCGCTATCACCTCGACGGCGGCTACACCCACTACTTCGACCTCTCCCAGGAGGGTCTCTACGAAATCATCCTCGCCGCCGACGAGGAATTTCGCAAAATCACTCATTCCATGGCCGAAACCAAGGAGAAACCGGTGTGA
- a CDS encoding response regulator — protein sequence MKRIVIADDSQTARMFIRRCLEIIGLRDAEFIEAENGRDALQKAKEAPTDLLVSDLNMPVMDGATLIKWVRTSPKLAGLPVLIITSAGNPAKEKELLELGAFAVLNKPVAPAPLLKVLAPLLPRENDHAP from the coding sequence GTGAAACGCATCGTCATCGCCGACGACTCGCAAACCGCGCGCATGTTCATCCGGCGCTGCCTGGAGATCATCGGGCTGCGCGACGCCGAATTCATCGAGGCGGAAAACGGCCGCGACGCCCTGCAAAAGGCCAAGGAGGCGCCCACCGATCTTCTGGTGTCCGACCTCAACATGCCGGTGATGGACGGCGCGACCCTGATCAAATGGGTCAGGACCAGCCCCAAGCTCGCCGGGCTGCCGGTGCTGATCATCACCAGCGCCGGCAACCCCGCCAAGGAAAAGGAGCTGCTGGAACTCGGCGCCTTCGCCGTACTCAACAAGCCGGTGGCGCCGGCCCCCCTGCTCAAGGTGCTGGCGCCGCTCTTGCCCCGGGAGAACGATCATGCGCCCTGA
- a CDS encoding chemotaxis protein CheX — protein MRPEMPAALSDAMHEAVGATLENMAFMEVQPLREPPPDPTSGKVFRADLLVHHPIAGELCLVMPEELLREIAAGIYGAPAEELERGKLCDILNEMLNTIAGLFLSRVLPHNQTFDLGIPKISESNCQPLDPTLLQWHFRADEGCFHLSAGGDAWRRLIRD, from the coding sequence ATGCGCCCTGAGATGCCCGCGGCCCTTTCCGACGCCATGCACGAAGCGGTCGGCGCCACCCTGGAAAACATGGCCTTCATGGAGGTTCAGCCCCTGCGCGAACCGCCGCCGGACCCGACCTCCGGCAAGGTGTTCCGCGCCGACCTGCTGGTTCATCACCCCATTGCCGGCGAGCTGTGCCTGGTCATGCCCGAGGAACTGCTGCGCGAGATCGCCGCGGGCATCTACGGGGCGCCCGCCGAGGAACTGGAACGCGGCAAGCTCTGCGACATCCTCAACGAGATGCTCAACACCATCGCCGGGCTGTTCTTGAGCCGGGTGCTGCCGCACAACCAGACCTTCGACCTGGGGATTCCGAAAATCAGCGAATCCAACTGTCAACCCCTTGACCCGACCCTGCTGCAATGGCATTTCCGCGCCGACGAGGGCTGCTTTCACCTCAGCGCGGGCGGCGATGCCTGGCGGCGACTCATCCGCGACTAG
- a CDS encoding response regulator: MATTVLIIDDSNTMRKIVQRSLRQAGFEFDKVLEAGDGLEALAVLGAEKVDLILSDINMPNMDGLEFLRQKAANDAIKGIPVVMITTEAGADILGEARALGAKGSIKKPFTAEQVQEVLGGLL, translated from the coding sequence ATGGCCACCACCGTACTGATCATCGATGATTCCAACACCATGCGCAAAATCGTGCAGCGCTCCCTGCGCCAGGCCGGCTTTGAATTCGACAAAGTCCTCGAGGCGGGCGACGGCCTGGAAGCCCTGGCGGTGCTCGGCGCCGAAAAGGTCGATCTGATTCTCTCCGACATCAACATGCCCAACATGGACGGCCTTGAATTTCTGCGCCAGAAAGCCGCCAACGACGCCATCAAGGGCATTCCCGTGGTGATGATCACCACCGAAGCCGGCGCCGACATCCTCGGCGAAGCCCGGGCGCTGGGCGCCAAGGGCAGCATCAAGAAACCCTTCACCGCCGAACAGGTTCAGGAAGTTCTCGGCGGGCTGCTGTAA
- a CDS encoding chemotaxis protein CheX: MDLAKTITDATREIFETMIMLEVVPGEPLNEGAKKYHCTVSGMVGLAGLFKGMIAIHTPDAVAMNITSSFLGMDVDSVNDDVTDAIGELANMLAGSVKMALSQNGKDITLSIPSTIAGEEYSINCLLDTDRVIMPFTLGEGQFLVELQVEKPA, translated from the coding sequence TTGGATCTGGCAAAAACCATCACGGACGCCACCCGGGAAATATTCGAAACCATGATCATGCTGGAGGTCGTCCCCGGCGAGCCCCTCAACGAGGGCGCGAAGAAGTATCATTGCACGGTTTCGGGCATGGTCGGGCTGGCCGGGCTGTTCAAGGGCATGATCGCCATCCACACTCCGGATGCGGTGGCCATGAACATCACCAGCAGCTTTCTCGGCATGGACGTGGACTCGGTCAACGACGACGTCACCGACGCCATCGGCGAGCTGGCCAACATGCTCGCCGGTTCGGTGAAAATGGCCTTGTCTCAGAACGGCAAGGATATTACCCTGTCGATCCCCTCGACCATCGCCGGCGAGGAATACTCCATCAACTGTCTCCTCGACACCGATCGCGTGATCATGCCCTTCACCCTGGGCGAGGGACAGTTTCTGGTCGAGTTGCAGGTGGAAAAACCGGCCTGA
- a CDS encoding chemotaxis protein CheX, whose product MDLKPMIVTATRCVFSTMLGRDIAPDAEDCSTDISLSGGISGMLGFSGDLSGMLSLHCPAGVATGITGSFLGMEVADINEDVKDAIGEMVNMLTGGLKEALAQSGLDIRLAIPTTIAGRSFRIASGSAENRVCVPFTLEEGRFFVEVKYKPSA is encoded by the coding sequence GTGGATCTCAAACCCATGATCGTCACCGCCACGCGGTGCGTTTTTTCCACCATGCTCGGGCGCGACATCGCACCCGATGCCGAGGACTGCTCGACGGACATTTCCTTGAGCGGTGGTATTTCCGGCATGCTCGGCTTTTCCGGCGATCTGAGCGGCATGCTCAGCCTGCACTGCCCGGCCGGGGTCGCCACCGGCATCACCGGCAGCTTTCTGGGCATGGAGGTCGCGGACATCAACGAGGACGTCAAGGACGCCATCGGCGAGATGGTCAACATGCTCACCGGCGGCCTCAAGGAGGCCCTGGCCCAAAGCGGGCTGGACATCCGGCTGGCGATCCCCACCACCATCGCCGGGCGCTCCTTCCGCATCGCCTCGGGCAGCGCCGAAAATCGCGTGTGCGTGCCCTTTACCCTCGAAGAAGGCCGCTTCTTCGTCGAAGTCAAATACAAACCGTCCGCCTAG